One window from the genome of Yarrowia lipolytica chromosome 1B, complete sequence encodes:
- a CDS encoding uncharacterized protein (Compare to YALI0B11352g, similar to uniprot|P24384 Saccharomyces cerevisiae YER013w PRP22 pre-mRNA splicing factor, similar to Saccharomyces cerevisiae PRP22 (YER013W); ancestral locus Anc_7.163), protein MDELEQLEIIALVSTLTQEINNYTGINDKTLAEFVLGMYEESKGDRDDFATKLKAVGGDFPDSFVDRMRQLISDLHPKYRGNSMPAPVKEEPTVKKEEPSEKLSVLTMKDTAPIKSDMGPEEVTKPRNEERDREYRDRSDRRDRSKRRSLSPDQGELDLEPIINKVYKGRVKNLTSFGAFVTLSGLKNKTDGLVHVSVLAANRVDHPSDVVSVGDVVYVKVCKIDGRKIGLSLNDVDQQTGQVMERVERSRGRDGGSEERGRRYQKQDEQPVKKRTRLTSPERWEIRQLIASGVVNAADYPDLDEDIESLQQEATVGVEEDVEIEVKEIEPPFLAGQTFQSLELSPVRVVKAPDGSLNRAAINSAVSAKERREKKQKEKAEDLLSQDAASETRDSRNSLDVASDPLAHHKYGAADPEWKQATIGTKNTAYGNRQRDSMSIAEVRRSLPVYEFRQDLINAIRDNQIIIVVGETGSGKTTQITQYLYEAGFAKNKRIGCTQPRRVAAVSVAKRVAEEVGCKVGKEVGYLIRFEDWTCPQTKIKYMTDGMLQREALVDPDMDQYSVLMLDEAHERTIATDILFALLKKAAKRRPDLRLVITSATLNAEKFSSYFDGAPIITIPGRTFPVEEHFAKEPEADYLEAAIDTVMDIHVTQDPGDILVFLTGQEEIDSACEILYERSKKIESVAGPLIILPVYSSLPSEMQSRIFDPAPPGSRKVVLATNIAETSITIDGVYYVVDPGFVKINAYDSKLGMDSLQIAPISQAQATQRAGRAGRTGPGKCYRLYTENSFHNEMLTNTVPEIQRQNLSHTILMLKAMGINDLLNFDFMDPPPHNTLLSALNDLHHLSAIDGEGLLTKLGRNMADFPMEPAMAKVLLNSVDHNCAEEILTIVAMLSVQSVFFRPKNMAEKADAKRKKFMDPTGDHLTMLNVYNAWKRNNCSKMWTNENFIQDRSMRRAQDVRNQLVSIMGRYKHRISSCGASTDIVRKVLCSGYFKNSAEKDPQQGYKTLIERTPVFMHPSSALFSKPSQYVIYHTLLLTSKEYMHCVTSIDAKWLPWAAPTFFSFADTSKLSKEKKSKKIVPLYDRYAQDQDSWRLSSARRMPEKDANIFG, encoded by the coding sequence ATGGATGAGCTAGAGCAGCTCGAAATCATCGCCCTGGTTTCAACTCTAACCCAGGAAATCAATAATTACACCGGCATTAATGACAAGACGCTAGCTGAATTTGTTCTGGGTATGTACGAGGAATCCAAGGGAGACAGAGATGATTTTGCAACTAAACTAAAAGCTGTTGGTGGCGATTTCCCAGACTCGTTTGTGGATCGTATGCGCCAGCTTATCAGTGATCTGCATCCGAAATACAGAGGCAACTCCATGCCTGCCcccgtcaaggaggagcccacagtgaagaaggaggaacCTTCTGAGAAGCTGTCTGTTCTGACCATGAAGGATACAGCCCCTATCAAGAGCGATATGGGACCTGAGGAGGTCACCAAACCAAGGAATGAAGAGCGAGACAGGGAGTACAGAGATAGATCAGATCGTCGAGACCGTTCGAAACGACGAAGTCTGAgtccagatcaaggagagCTTGACTTGGAACCCATTATCAACAAGGTATACAAGGGACGTGTCAAGAACCTGACTTCTTTCGGTGCATTCGTGACTCTGTCTGGGTTGAAAAACAAAACCGACGGTCTGGTACACGTCTCTGTGTTGGCAGCGAATCGGGTGGATCATCCCTCAGACGTGGTCAGTGTGGGAGACGTTGTATACGTCAAGGTGTGCAAGATTGATGGAAGGAAAATCGGCCTGTCTCTCAATGACGTTGATCAACAGACAGGGCAGGTAATGGAGCGTGTCGAGCGTTCAAGAGGTAGAGATGGAGGAAGTGAAGAAAGGGGACGAAGATACCAGAAACAGGATGAACAACCAGTCAAGAAACGAACTCGTCTCACTTCTCCTGAGAGATGGGAGATTCGTCAGCTGATTGCATCGGGTGTGGTTAATGCAGCAGACTACCCTGATCTGGACGAGGATATTGAGTCGCTACAACAAGAAGCTACGGTTggagtggaggaggatgttGAGATTGAAGTCAAAGAAATCGAACCGCCCTTTCTTGCTGGACAAACCTTCCAAAGCTTGGAATTGTCACCTGTGCGTGTGGTTAAGGCGCCAGATGGATCTCTCAATAGAGCTGCCATCAACAGTGCAGTGAGTGCAAAGGAGcgaagagagaagaaacagaaagaGAAGGCCGAGGATCTGCTTAGTCAGGATGCTGCATCTGAGACTCGTGATAGCAGAAACTCTCTCGATGTCGCGTCAGATCCTCTTGCCCACCACAAGTATGGAGCTGCAGATCCGGAATGGAAGCAAGCCACTATTGGTACAAAAAATACAGCATATGGCAACCGACAGCGAGATAGCATGTCTATTGCCGAAGTTCGAAGGTCTCTTCCTGTCTATGAGTTCAGACAGGACCTGATTAATGCCATTCGAGATAACCAGATCATCATTGTGGTTGGAGAAACAGGATCCGGAAAGACCACACAAATCACCCAGTACCTCTATGAAGCCGGTTTCGCCAAAAACAAGCGAATTGGATGTACTCAGCCCCGTCGAGTTGcagctgtttctgttgcaAAGCGTGTTGCTGAAGAGGTGGGGTGTAAGGTAGGAAAGGAAGTTGGATACCTGATCCGATTTGAAGATTGGACGTGCCCCCAGACAAAGATCAAGTATATGACGGATGGTATGCTTCAGCGAGAGGCTCTAGTTGACCCTGATATGGACCAGTACAGCGTTCTGATGTTGGATGAGGCCCATGAACGTACTATTGCGACAGATATTTTGTTTGcactgctcaagaaggcaGCAAAGCGGCGTCCCGACCTCAGACTAGTCATCACTTCTGCCACTCTTAATGCAGAGAAATTTTCTTCGTATTTTGATGGAGCACCTATCATCACTATCCCTGGAAGAACGTTCCCTGTTGAGGAGCACTTTGCCAAGGAGCCTGAAGCCGACTACCTGGAGGCCGCTATTGATACTGTGATGGatattcacgtgacccaagACCCTGGAGACATTCTTGTCTTCCTTactggccaagaagagaTTGACAGTGCATGTGAGATTCTCTATGAACGatccaagaagattgagtCTGTCGCTGGCCCGTTGATCATTCTGCCAGTGTACTCGTCACTTCCCTCCGAAATGCAGTCTCGTATCTTCGATCCTGCTCCACCTGGATCTCGAAAGGTTGTTCTTGCTACAAATATCGCCGAAACCTCCATTACCATCGATGGAGTCTACTATGTGGTTGATCCTGGGTTCGTCAAGATTAACGCTTACGACTCAAAACTGGGCATGGACTCTCTTCAGATTGCACCCATTTCCCAAGCTCAGGCTACCCAGAGAGCTGGTCGAGCTGGTCGAACAGGTCCCGGTAAGTGCTACAGATTGTACACTGAGAACTCGTTCCACAATGAGATGCTTACCAACACTGTCCCTGAGATTCAGAGACAGAACCTGAGTCACACTATTCTCATGTTGAAGGCCATGGGTATCAACGATCTGTTGAATTTCGACTTTATGgaccctcctcctcacaACACGCTGCTGTCTGCTCTCAACgatctccaccatcttTCCGCTATTGACGGAGAAGGTCTGCTGACTAAGTTGGGTCGAAACATGGCCGACTTTCCTATGGAGCCTGCCATGGCGAAGGTTTTACTCAACTCTGTTGATCACAACTGTGCTGAGGAGATTCTGACCATTGTGGCTATGCTTTCTGTTCAGAGTGTCTTCTTCCGGCCCAAGAACATGGCCGAAAAGGCTGATGCTAAGCGGAAGAAGTTCATGGACCCCACAGGTGACCATCTGACGATGCTCAATGTCTACAATGCATGGAAACGAAACAACTGCTCCAAAATGTGGACCAATGAGAACTTCATTCAAGACAGATCCATGCGAAGAGCGCAGGATGTCCGTAACCAACTGGTGTCAATCATGGGACGATACAAGCACCGAATTTCATCATGTGGAGCGTCTACTGATATCGTTCGCAAGGTTCTATGTTCGGGATACTTCAAGAATTCTGCCGAGAAAGATCCCCAGCAGGGCTACAAGACGCTTATTGAACGAACACCTGTTTTTATGCATCCCTCTTCTGCGCTCTTTTCTAAACCTTCTCAGTATGTCATCTATCATACTCTATTGTTGACTTCCAAGGAGTATATGCATTGTGTGACTTCTATTGACGCCAAGTGGCTGCCCTGGGCTGCTCCCACATTCTTCAGCTTTGCAGACACTAGCAAGCTATCCAAAGAGaaaaagtccaagaagattgtgcCCCTTTATGATCGGTACGCTCAGGATCAGGATTCTTGGAGACTGTCTTCCGCCCGAAGAATGCCAGAGAAGGATGCGAACATTTTCGGTTAG
- a CDS encoding uncharacterized protein (Compare to YALI0B11396g, similar to uniprot|P10363 Saccharomyces cerevisiae YIR008c PRI1 DNA-directed DNA polymerase alpha 48kDa subunit (DNA primase), similar to Saccharomyces cerevisiae PRI1 (YIR008C); ancestral locus Anc_7.171), producing the protein MTVSEPSSPVSTAEPPTDITVPPSSSPRLPQQGLYDAIMNDVMEQIEEPLPEIPETRQPETSVSAPEVDFEGLGLFYSRFFPFKTLHRWLNHSPRNGRDFAYREFAFTLRNGAYLRFNSFAEEREFKSRVDDLVPERFEIGAVYSHSPKDRKKLRKDVFKPVSKELVFDIDMDDYDKFRTCCSGASVCNKCWRYVQVAVKMVNSALKEDFGYKHIMWVFSGRRGAHAWVSDKKARDLNDRQRSTVVSYIAAFGDATDKSAAGNSSLRRPLHPHLQRCLDIATTVFNEVVLQTQDPWANEEGSKFLLAFIPDEKLRRALAEKWKKNGDSASSADKWSDIDKVASSGVSANLDTKRLVEAKQNVILTVFMPKLDGAVSRGTGHLLKSPFCIHPKTSNVCVPMDVDSHTHELLFTPEDCPKLQEIIDDFNNYEGDAQGTVSKHASDKTRLKPFVEVFDNFVEPLLKEEIERVKAANVGSMEF; encoded by the coding sequence ATGACAGTATCCGAGCCCTCTTCGCCCGTATCGACCGCGGAGCCCCCAACTGACATCACTGTGCcaccttcatcttctccacgaCTTCCACAGCAGGGGCTGTATGATGCTATCATGAACGATGTCATGGAACAAATTGAGGAGCCTCTTCCTGAGATTCCAGAGACGCGACAACCCGAGACTTCGGTTAGCGCCCCCGAGGTTGATTTTGAGGGCCTCGGACTCTTTTACTCGCGTTTCTTTCCCTTCAAGACGCTTCATCGATGGCTCAACCACTCTCCCCGAAATGGACGAGACTTTGCTTATCGAGAGTTTGCCTTCACTCTGAGAAACGGTGCGTATCTGCGATTCAACTCATTCGCGGAGGAGCGTGAATTCAAGTCTCGAGTCGACGATCTTGTTCCTGAGCGATTCGAGATCGGAGCGGTCTACTCACATTCGCCCAAGGACCGAAAGAAGTTGCGAAAGGACGTGTTTAAGCCTGTCTCTAAGGAGCTCGTCTTCGATATTGATATGGACGATTACGACAAATTCCGAACGTGTTGTTCTGGAGCATCCGTCTGCAACAAGTGCTGGAGATACGTGCAGGTAGCCGTTAAGATGGTCAActctgctctcaaggaggatTTCGGATACAAACACATTATGTGGGTATTTTCGggccgacgaggagcccaTGCGTGGGTCAGCGACAAGAAGGCTCGTGATCTTAACGACAGACAGCGTTCTACAGTTGTTTCCTACATTGCTGCATTTGGAGACGCTACAGACAAGAGTGCTGCCGGCAACTCGAGTCTTCGACGTCCCCTGCATCCCCATCTTCAGCGGTGTCTTGATATCGCCACCACCGTATTCAACGAGGTTGTCCTGCAGACCCAGGACCCTTGGGCCAATGAGGAGGGCTCCAAATTCCTGCTGGCGTTCATTCCGGACGAAAAGCTGAGAAGAGCCCTGGCTGAGAAATGGAAGAAGAACGGAGACTCTGCTAGCTCGGCAGACAAGTGGAGCGATATCGACAAGGTGGCTTCCTCGGGAGTATCTGCGAACCTGGATACCAAGAGGCTCGTCGAGGCCAAACAAAACGTGATTCTAACTGTTTTCATGCCAAAGCTCGATGGAGCCGTGTCTCGAGGAACAGGCCATCTTCTGAAATCGCCCTTTTGCATCCACCCAAAGACCTCCAACGTCTGTGTGCCCATGGACGTCGACAGCCACACTCATGAGTTGTTGTTCACCCCAGAGGATTGTCCTAAACTGCAGGAGATTATTGACGACTTCAACAATTACGAGGGAGATGCTCAAGGTACTGTTTCCAAGCACGCTTCTGATAAGACTCGACTCAAGCCCTTCGTCGAGGTGTTTGATAACTTTGTGGAACCGCTCTTGAAGGAGGAAATTGAGCGAGTCAAGGCTGCCAACGTGGGTTCGATGGAGTTTTAG
- a CDS encoding uncharacterized protein (Compare to YALI0B11374g, similar to uniprot|P22141 Saccharomyces cerevisiae YER012w PRE1 20S proteasome subunit C11(beta4) P4.15.f3.1, similar to Saccharomyces cerevisiae PRE1 (YER012W); ancestral locus Anc_7.162), whose amino-acid sequence MDIVLGLRIKGGVLVATSKAATRGISVIKVGDDKTRELNPNTLMAYTGEAGDTVQFAEYIMANTRLYGIRHDIELSPSAVASFTRNQLAKALRSRKPYQVNVLIAGFDPKTEKPTLNLIDYLASNVELPYAAHGYAAYYTMSLLDRHWKEGMTQEEGVVLMRMCIKELQTRLPVDFKGVYVKVVDKDGIRDVSALVYPDEYPEAEVTEELEVQQGEIAA is encoded by the coding sequence ATGGATATCGTTCTGGGACTGCGAATCAAGGGCGGAGTGCTGGTTGCCACTTCCAAGGCTGCCACCCGAGGTATTTCCGTCATCAAGGTCGGTGACGACAAGACCAGAGAACTCAACCCCAACACTCTGATGGCCTACACCGGAGAGGCAGGAGACACAGTCCAGTTTGCCGAGTACATCATGGCCAACACTCGACTGTACGGCATCCGACACGACATTGAGCTGTCTCCTTCTGCCGTCGCCTCCTTCACTCGAAACCAGCTGGCTAAGGCCCTGCGATCACGAAAGCCCTATCAGGTCAACGTCCTGATTGCCGGATTTGATCCCAAGACTGAAAAGCCCACCCTCAATCTCATCGATTACCTAGCCTCCAACGTGGAGTTGCCTTATGCCGCTCACGGCTACGCCGCTTATTACACAATGTCGCTACTGGACCGACACTGGAAGGAGGGTATGacccaggaggagggagtGGTCCTCATGAGAATGTgcatcaaggagctgcagaCCCGTCTGCCCGTGGATTTCAAGGGCGTCTACGTCAAGGTCGTGGACAAGGATGGCATTCGAGACGTCTCTGCTCTGGTCTACCCCGACGAGTACCCAGAAGCTGAGGTGActgaggagctggaggtcCAGCAGGGAGAGATCGCTGCTTAA